Below is a window of Nyctibius grandis isolate bNycGra1 chromosome 12, bNycGra1.pri, whole genome shotgun sequence DNA.
GGAGGGCAAATCCCAGTCGCTCATACTGCTGTCCGGGGAGGACGAGGACGCGCTGGGGGTCAGGCACGACAAGGTAAGCGCCGTCCCGCTGCGTGGCTCACCCCGTGGGTGCTGCTCCCACCCaagggtgctggtggtggggtcagctgggggatgtggggacaccaGAGCGATGGCTGGGGACATCCCCGCTGGGTCGTGGCCGTGCCTTGGTCTCCTGGGGtcatggattgagagcagccctgaggagaagggcttgggggtgatgggtgacgagaagctcaccatgagccggcaacgtgcgctggcagcccagaaagccacccgtgtcctgggctgcatccccagcagcgtggccagcagggcgagggaggggattctgcccctctgctccgctcccgtgagaccccccctgcagtgctgcgtccagctctggggccccaacatcagaaggacacggagctgttggggcgagtccagaggaggccacggagatgctcagagggctggagcccctctgctctggagacaggctgagagcgctgtggctgttcagcctggagaacagaaggctccggggagaccttctagcaccttccagtgcctgaaggggctacaggaaagctggagaggggcttttgacaagggcatggagtgacaggacgagggggaacggttttaaactgacagaggggagattgagatgagatgtgaggaagaaattctttgctgtgagggtggtgagagcctggcccaggttgcccagagaagctgtggctgccccctccctggcagtgttcaagggcaggttggatggggcttggagcaacctggtctggtggaaggtgtccctgcccgtggcagggggttgggactggatgggctttaaggtcccttcccacccaaactcttctatgattctatggagggggttggggacatgggtgCACCGCAGGTGGGTGGGTGCTGTGAGTGCTgcggtgggtgctgtgggtgctgtgccCCTGGCAGGGCTGTCTGTGTCCCACAGAAGAGGCACCTGGAGAAGATCGAGGGCGAGCTGCCGGGCTCCTTGGAGCAGCGCGTGCAGGTCATGCTCCACCGCATCGGCGTCACCAAGGGCCCAGCGGCCGAGGGCAAGAAGCAGCAGGTGGGTCCTGCACCCAAAGGGGCAGGTGGAGGTGGTGGTCCATGGCTGGGGGTTCACCCACCTCTGTGCCACGACCACCCATGGCCTCTGTCCTGTCACCTAACCCCCTGCACGGCCACTGATATGTGGGCTGCAATGCACTGCAccgtgtctgtctgtctgtccctccTTCCCTGGCATGCACCcatcccctgcacccccccacGCCGAGCCCGGCAGCACCCTGCCATCTGCCACCCACTGTCCCTGAGGGTGCTGCCACCCTCACCCCACCCCttaccaggtttttttttcccctcgcaGAGCAAAGACAGCGAGATCAAGAAAGCCGGCTCAGACGGTGAGGGGCTGCGTCCTcccaccctgacccccacccaGCTGGGCACCCACGGGGTGGGCACGGGCAGCCCCCCTCGGGCTCCCGGCTGCAGGGCCGGTGGCACGGGGCAGACCCCTGCTCACTGATGGTGGCTTGTGCTTGCAGGGGACATCGTGGACACCTCTGCGGAGTCCCCCCCGTCCCTGAAGGCCCGCACGCACTCCGTGTCCACAGGTGGGTCAACCATGGGTGCCAGGTGGgtcacccatgggtgccaggTGGGTCACCCCGACCCCCTCCTCCAGGGCCAAGGTCTCTGTCCCCTCTGCTAGAACCTACCAGCACTACATGGGGCCTGGGGCCAACGGGGAGTGATGGGCACCTGGGCAGGGTGGCACCCTCGTAGGGTGccctgcacccatgggtgcccaaTGCTGGTGATGGCGGATGGGAACCCGGTCCCTGGGGTGGCTGCAGGCTGGTTCCCAGCACCAAGAGCCGTCCCCTGGGGCTGCCACCGCTGGGGACCCACAGCTCTGTCCTGCCTTCCCCCAGACGCGCCCTTCCGCAGCCCGGCCGCCGCGATGGAGCCCAGCACCGGCCTGGATGAGCCCCGGCCAACCTGGCAAGCCGTGGGCCGGCAGCTGCCCGCCGAGCCGTGGGGCACCAGCTCCGACCAGCCCCGGCGCTCCTTCGGCCTGGCCGAGCCTGTCACCcgggagggctggagcagcagcctgccGCGGCCGGGGAGGACCgcgccggcggggccgcggAGGGTCAGCCatggcggggaggggggtgccggcagccccctgcccaccctaCCCACACCGCCCGACGCCGAAGGTAGGGATGGACAATGGGGTCCCTCATCCCGCTGCCAGCGTGTTCCCGGAGCCCCTTGGGGCCTGAGCACCCAGTGCTGGGTGCTGATGGGGGCTGCCAGGAGGTCGGGGTGCTGCAGCCACCCCCGCCTTGACAGCCCCTCCCCGCTGCTTTTCCAGACACCCGGCTGACGCCGCGGCTGGTGGCACCGCGGGGACCCGGCCGCCGAGCTGTGTCCGTCCACGAGGAGCAGCTCAGGGAGCCCGAGTGCCCGGCGGAGCTGGGAAGTAAGTGGGgggggctggagcaggaccCCAAAAtctccccctgcaccccacgcCGGAGGAGGCAGGCGCTGGCATCCCACGTGGTGCTGGTGGATGGCCACCCGCGGTGCCGGGGTGACGGTTGGTGGCATTGCCACACTGGGACAATCCCAAAGGGGATTTGGCTTTGGGATGGGCTCGCAGGCAGGAGGGGTGCAGGCGGCTGCGCCCCACCGTAACGCGGGGCTGGGttgtgtcccccccctccccagcaggcaCCGTCCCCCTGCGCCTGCGCCGCTCGCCCGTGTTCAAGCGAAGGGCCAAGCACGAGTCCCTGCCGGAGCCCGGCGAGCCCAGACCCTCCTTGGGTGCCGCAGGTGAGACGCGCcgctcccctccctggcaccccCTAACGCGGGTGTTGGGGTACAGAGGGTCCCCCCTGTGCTCACGCCAGCACCCATGACCCCTCCAGGTGCCACGGCGCAGGACTGGCCCCGTGCCGCGCCGGAGGAGCCGCAGGCTGCAGTGGGCACCGAAGGCGAGCGGCCGCAAGCCTCAGCACAAACTGTTGCCAACGCACAAGACTCAGCAGCCATAGACCAAAGACGCCcggcgccgggccggggggagccAGCTTGGGGACAGTGACGCCCCTGCATGACGCTGCCCTGTTCCCAGTAAAACCCTGCAAGCAAGCGCGTGGTGCTGGGGCGCGGAGAGCAGAGACCGGGGTGCAGCTCCGCATCCCCACGGGGCCGGCTAACGCCAGCATCGCCCAGGAGGACAGGGACCCAGGgactgggaggacagggacaccCAGCCCCTCACCCCGCGGGGTACCGCGCTCCCCAGCCCCCCAGGACGCAGGTTCCCACCGGCAGGACCACGACCCGTCGCGTTGCAGCCCCGCTCCAGCCCTGCCGTCCCCAACGgcaccagcatcaccccagcGGCTTCCTCCTGTGTTGACCAACCGCGTTCCTTACAAGGATGTTTACGACaagatgcttatttttcttccccccccccttttttttttaataccagagctgtgtatttaaaaaatatacaatttttatttttaatttctacgGCGTAACCctgtgggatattttttttgtaacgAGCAGTGCAGGATCCTACCGAAACCAATCAATAAAACATCCAAACTCCTGCGCTGCCGCTGGAGCGGGGATCAGCTCGTGGGGCCTCTGCCATCGCTGTCGCCCCTGCTACGGTGGCACCAGGTCACCTCTTGTCCTCACGCCAGGGTGCTCGGAAAGGATGGAGAGGTGGGAGAGGGATGTAAACCCAGGCGCAGGCATCCCTGAACGGGTGTTTTCCCCCCTCTCGGCGCTGAGGGTGCTGGTCTTCAACAGGTCATGTCCCCAGAGCCAGGGTCTCTGCGGCCAGTCCAACCCACTCAGTGGTCCCTTTGGGGACAGGGGGCCtgctgtgtgtccccccccatccctccaccAACCGCTCTTCCCAGGCAGCTCgaaattgttttggttgaaGAACCGGTGAAGAACCGAAGGAGGGGCTGGGCTCAGGAGCCCCCCTCCCCGTCCGTGAGGATCCAGCATGCCCACTTCAGCATCGCCTTCGAGATCCTGCAAAACCAGACCAGGGGAACCAGGGTGAGAAGGGACCTGGCTGGGGACACCCAGGCGTGGTGGGGGGGGACAAGGGATGGCTGTACGGGGCCATCGCTGCACTGACCTGACGGATCTGATCTGCTCGCAGAGCTCGGGGCTCGGCGCCTCGTATCTGTACTGGACCGGCTTCTCCTTCACGTACTGCGGGAGCGAAGGGGAGGGTGAGGCTGGTCTGACCCAAAGCACAGCCCCACCACGCAGCCCCGGACCCCAATACACCCAGGGCAACTCTGGGGTCTCTCCCTCTCCTGGTTCCTGCTCTTCCAATCTTATTTTCACCCGGAGAGGTGGAAGAAGCCCCAGCAAGTGTTGGTTCCCACCCACCAAGGTCATGGGCTCAACCACATCTTCACCCAGTGCCCAAGAGCCTCCTTCGGCAGGGTTGGGGCCACCATCTACATCAACACCTGCCTTCGGCTGCCCAACTCCACCAGCCAGGTGAGCAAAGGCCttggggaggggacaccagCGGTGAGGGGACACAGAGAACCTCCCCGGGGACCACCCCACCATGGCACCCCACCAGCTGCTTCATCTTTACCGGCTGCAGAGCTCTGCGCTGCTCCGGCCTGGAGCTGGGGCCGCTCGCTGGGGACacttgctcttcctcctcctcagagaGCTCCTTCCCACACCGCAGCCctgtctcctcctttcttctcttcttcgCGCCCTGGGTGCTCACAGCGTCCAGCCTCCTGCCCGtgcctctccccctgccccgcggGGCACCTCGGGGATGCTGCTGCCCACCGAGAGCTGGCAGCGCCTGGTCATCTCCTGCCAGCAGCTTCCTCTTGGCACCCATAGCATCTCCTCCTTGGGTCCTGGCACGAGCCAGACCGCGTTTCAACGGCTCCGGAGGGCAAGCTGTGCCGCTGGAGTCCGCCTGCTCCCTGTGGGGCATCCCTTCGGGCAGGGATGGCCGACGGTGGCTGGGCAAGACAGGGAAAGCCGGAGAGAGAGATGGCACGGTGGTCTGAGAGGCCCCCGCTGCCTGCGGGCTTCGAGCAGGGCGAGGGGCATCGCAGGCTGCCCCCGCAGCGGCCGTTGCCCGCGGGGGGCTGGTCTCCGCCGGGCTGGTGTTGCTgtaggagcagagcagggagggagaggaggtctGCACCGGCTCGGGAGAGCCCTGGCTGCACGCTTCCAGCAGGTCGGCGGTGTTGCTGTCAGCAGTCACGTCTTGTTGGGCCTTTGGTGAAAGGTCATGTTGAAAGGTCTTCTCTGGTAAGAGAAAACGTGTGGTCAGCTTGGGGAGGAGAGCACCAGAGCGGGAACGACGCAGGCGCAGGGCAAGGGGAGCACTACAGCACTACTTTATGGCCAAGGGAAAGCCAAGCCAGCATCCAGGATGAGCTACGTGGTCACCCAGTGAGAGGAGAAGGGTTGTGTCCTGCCAGCAAGGCAGGCTGGACGCCCTGGGGCACAAGGACTCACCATCCGAAGAGTTCAGGGTCAAAGATATCGCGGGGAGCCCGTTCCAGGGGTTGTCCAGAGATCCCTCCGAGCTCTCCGAAACGGCTGTCGACTCCACGACTGCAAGGATGAAGTCAGGGGTTGAGTTTGGCAAAGGAAGCGGCTGCCCGCTCCCAACCCTGCGGCAGCTACAAAGAACTGTGCACGAGGTCTCGGACAGAGACAGCACTCGAGGGGAGCTCCGAGAGCCCTTTCCAGCTGAAACTGGGGGGTGCTCCAGCCAGGCTCCTTCCAAGACCTccaccagcccctgcagcaggcagcggGGAGGTagatgctgcccagggagcaggcaggcaggaggaaggccTTCTCCTACACCCTGCACtgaccagagcagcagctctcttCACCTCCTTCTCTACACGGAGCTCCTGCAGGTACTTCTGCAGCAAAGCTTGGTGACACCAAGCCCAGGGAGGTGACACAAGTCCTGGTGCCAAACCACAGCCAGCCAAGAGCCCGCACTTGGGCAGGCAACTCGGGCTCCATGATGGCATCGAAGGGACAACATCATTTGTTGTGTTCCCAGCACAACGAACCAAAGCTGCTCAGCttcaggaggcagcaggagtgGGACCGCTCCCTACAGGGCTGGGAGTCCTGGTCTCCCACAGACCTGGCCATGCCGGTACCTCCTCTGCTCAACCCAAGGAGAAGATGGGCTGAGCCAACTTCAAGGAAAACACTACGAGGCTGGATGGGATGTGGAGGTCCCACTACTCACAGCTGGCTTGGGATGCAATGCTCAGGTCGACTGGCATCACCTTGTCATCGCCACTCTTCCCAGGACTCTCTTTGCTTGTGCCTGCAACGACAGGGGCACTGCTGGCCACAGCCCAGCACGGCGCACAGCCAGAGCAAAGCAagtcctctccccaccccagggaGATCCTCATTTCGCAGGACGCTGACCTGCCCACCCTGCAGACGAAGCCACCGCACTCACCTGCCTTGGAAGCATCGCAAGCAACCACCTTCTCCTCAGCAGGGATCACCAGGGTGTGGGCTGGGACCACGAAGGTGTCCTCACCCCGCTGAAATGAGACACGTAAGGCGGTCTGCGCTGGGCAGTCCCACctgagctgcaggagcccaCCCAAACACCATCTCTCTCCCCAGCAAacctccagctctgcccactgctcttccccatcctcctgccagccctcccGAGCAAGGTCCCCACCGTGAGCTGTCTCAGCAGCCAGCCTCACCTCCTTCTTGCGCTCTGCTTCCCACTGGGTGACGGGAACCTCGTCCTTCGCCGTCGCCAGGGTCTCCTCGGGCATCCTTAAATCCAAGCATtcctcagcattttccttcaAAACCTCCAGCTGGTTCTGTCCTATGGCATCGATGAGCTGAGAGATGGATGGCTCTGGAGCGAGAACATGCGAGCATTAGTGGAGAAGACACCTTACTTCAGGCAAGCCTCATCTGCAAATGCTTCTACTCTGCTGCACGACTGTCATGTCCACTGAAACCTGTGGAAacaaaaaattctgcatttcctctgcttctagaaactccctctcctttctccacccaggtcctgcagcagcagcgtgAGCACATGCATGCAATGGCCCACGCTGCTTCAGCTTTGGGCTTAGTGACGTTGCCTCCTGAGATCCGGTCACGTTTGTGCTACCTCTGCCCTAACACAGCCCAAGCCCAGGAGAACCAGGAGCCCCACCAGGCAGCCAGAGCACCACGTGCCCCCCCGCAAGCCTTTACCTGAGCTGGGAGCATTCTTCAGAGCCAGACCCCTCCTGCAATGACCAAGGAGAAGATAAAGCCAGGTTAGGGCTAGGGCACGTGCAGGCCAGCAGCCCCTTGCAGCTCTCGGTCGCAGATCGAGCACCCTGGCTTGGGAAGAGGCAGCTTGTGGAAGTAGTGGATTCCCCAGTGGGTGCCAGATCCAGCCACTGCTCAGTATCCCAGGAACACCCATCAGGATCTCCATCAGGACCCCTGAGGATCTCCAGAGTTGGGACTCCAAGCATGGAGTGAAGCACAAGCTGGTGCAGGGCTTCACCCTGCAGCAGGTTCCCCATGGGTGTTTCCTGCCAGCTCAGAGGAAGAGGCTGGGCTGGAGAACCCTTTGTGTCACCAGGATCTCACTTTGCGTGGTCTAAGCTCTGTCACatcctggggcagggaggccCCCAGGCCGACGAGGAGCTGCCACGACGTGTGCCTGCCCTTGCCAGCCTGCTCCCGCCCCGCTCAGAGCCTGCATGCTCTCGTCACGGCCTCTGGACACGTTCCCCAGCGATGGCCAGCCCCATACTTACAGCCAGAGCTCCTTTATCTTCTGCAGCACCGAGGGCTCCTGGTTCCTGCAGCGAGAGAGAAGCCAGTTACCGATTCCCTCCGCATCCCACCTTCCTTCCCAGCTTGGGATGGAGACAGCTTCTCTTTCAAAGAGCAAACAAGTCCCCAGCACAACCAGCtcccaccaggactcccaggatCAGCGCCGCTCCGGGGAGATGAGGAAGCCCCCCCAGAGCAGAGCCCCCCACCTGCCCCACGGGCCGTACCCATCGGATGACTCCAACCTCTGCCTCTCCATGGGCAGCACGATGAACCGCTGGGCCGTCAGGTAAAACTCACAGTCCTCCTGCGGGGAAAATGGAGCCCGTAAGGCAAAGGCGAGGAGTCCCACCTCCACTGCCACCTCCCCTGGGGCCAGGGACCACCCATGCAcccaccccagctctgccaccaaCTCACTGACCAAAGTGAGAGCCCACCAACCAAAGCAAGGCCCCCCCACAAAGGACAATCCCCTTCAACAGGGGGTTTGTACCCTCCTGCATCAGCCGATGGCTCTTCAAGAGCCACAGGCGAGCTTGGGCCAGCCCGAGGCCACGGGGACACTCCTGCACCCCTGCAAGGGGACAGCAGGCAGCTCTGTCACCAGTGGTCCACACAGATCTCCTGCAGCTGCGTGACAGCAGGAGGTAACAGCCAGGTGACCCTGCGGAACATGTACCACATCTCCATGGAGGGCTCATGTTATCCCCTGCCTCAGCACTCAGGCCAAGCCATCGTCACTGCCACAGACCCCCCCAGGAGCTGCAcgtggaagaagagaagaaaggccACCCCTCATCTGCCTCCAGCTCCTGGGAGCAGCTCAAAGCAGGTCGGCATCCAGGAAGCAAGGCAAGGTCAAGGAATGAGTTGTTTCCACTCACCAGCCTGGCCTCCTCCCGGAAACACACCGTGTACTTCTGCAAGACGATAATTCTGCAAATAAGGCTGGAAAGCCTGAGCTGCATGTGGGTGCTggaaaaagagcagagcaggaacGTCTTGGAGAGATGAAGAAGGGAGCTGGACCCCCCCAGACACAGAGCGGGGCTTCCCCAACCATCGGGGCATGCTGGCAGGTGTCTCAGCATGAGCACCAGGGACCCAGGGCTCCTGGTTCCTGCAACTTATTCCTGCTGCTTATCCTTGGCTTTGCTACCAGCACCCCACCAGTCTAGGGGTGTCcaaatggggaaactgaggaaaGCACTGAAGGAACGGCCCAGGCTACCATGGTTAATGCTCTGGCCCCTTGCACCAAGACTACGAGCTCTTTAGTCCTCTCTAATCACGTCTACATgagacaatttcttcactgaaagggttgtcaagccctggcacaggctgcccagggcagtggtggagtccccatccctggagggatttaaaagccgtgtagatgtggtgctgagggacatgggttagtggtggccttgtcagtgctgggttaacggttggacttgatgatcttaaaggtccttcccaaccaaaatgattctgtgattctgtgattgcccATCCCAGCCAGCCCAAACCCGAGCACCAAGCACCAGCTTTCTTCTCCTAGCAGCTCTTTCACGCAGCTTTCCCACCCTGTGATTGTTTTAGCTTAACAGaacctgaaacaaaaccaggcaGGAGCCCCACTAGCAGCTGTGGAGAACCGCTGTCCCAGCCACAGCCGAGTCACAGTGGAACCCACTTTTCCTCCGCCCGCAGAGCTTCGGATGTAATGACCACGCGGATGTAGTAGGACCCATCCGAGACCTGTAGGACGGCATCTTGGAGGACCCCAGGTTGGCCTGGAGCAGCTGAGTCACTCAAAACCTGGCAAGAGattggggagcagggggggaaaGAAATTTCACTTACAGGCTTCCCCataaaaaaggacagaagacCACGCCTGGCTGAGAGGTGGACTCTTAGAAGATCACCATTCACCGTCACGTCAGGTGGCAACGCTTACCCCGAGGCCAAGGGTCTGGTACGTGCCTGTGCCTCCTGGCTGGACCAAGCAGGCTCCACACCAAGACAGAACCACAGGGATGAACCACATTGCGCAAGAGAGCACCAGAAGGTAAGGTGGGAGAGGAGCCGCCACCGAGCGTGTTTGTACCCAAACCAGCAGGAATCCAGGCAGAAGGGCTGTGGGCAGGCTTGGGCCACGTGCCCCTCCGCAGAGCAGAGGGATGCAGGGAGCAGCAGTAACCAGCAGGATCACTACAGACCTTCCCTTCTTCTCAGTGAAGTTCCCGGTGTACCAACTCTGAGCCTCTACTAAGCCATGGCCACGCTGGGTCAAAACAACCCCGGAGGGAAGCAATAAACTGCTCCTCTGAGCCTCATACCTGCCTGCTCCgggggctgggagctgtggaGCAGTCCTGGCCTAGTCCCTACAGCCCTGGGCTTCTCCTGGTACGCACCTACGGTTTGGTCACATACGTCGTGTACGTCATTCACCTGAGCGGTGATGTTGGGACACGACGCACAATGAGGGGACGTGAAATCGCGTGTCCCACCGGGCACAAAAGCCACCTGCATCTGACAAGGGGTGCACCCATGTCCTCCTGTAGGTGCCCACCGTGCTAAAAAGGCCAGTCGCCATCAGCTGGGACCTTCTGAGAACACCAGCCTGCCAAGCCTACTGCACAAACTCCCTGGACAAGCCAACAAGGCTTGCTGCTGGGTTTAAGGATGCCCATGCTGCCAGGATCCTGCTCCGCCGGTCTCACAGCTCAGCCACCCAGCAGCCCCGGCGGGCCGTGGACCCTCGCCCTGGTGGGAGCAGCCCAGCATGCAGGTGGCCAGTCCCACCACGTCCTCACTCACTGTGGGCAACTCTCGATTCCCAGAGGCAGAGCGGCTTAGGGCATGCTGCAAGGG
It encodes the following:
- the ACD gene encoding adrenocortical dysplasia protein homolog isoform X4, whose amino-acid sequence is MQLRLSSLICRIIVLQKYTVCFREEARLEDCEFYLTAQRFIVLPMERQRLESSDGNQEPSVLQKIKELWLRGLALKNAPSSEPSISQLIDAIGQNQLEVLKENAEECLDLRMPEETLATAKDEVPVTQWEAERKKERGEDTFVVPAHTLVIPAEEKVVACDASKAGTSKESPGKSGDDKVMPVDLSIASQASFVESTAVSESSEGSLDNPWNGLPAISLTLNSSDEKTFQHDLSPKAQQDVTADSNTADLLEACSQGSPEPVQTSSPSLLCSYSNTSPAETSPPRATAAAGAACDAPRPARSPQAAGASQTTVPSLSPAFPVLPSHRRPSLPEGMPHREQADSSGTACPPEPLKRGLARARTQGGDAMGAKRKLLAGDDQALPALGGQQHPRGAPRGRGRGTGRRLDAVSTQGAKKRRKEETGLRCGKELSEEEEEQVSPASGPSSRPEQRRALQPYVKEKPVQYRYEAPSPELCEQIRSVRISKAMLKWACWILTDGEGGS
- the ACD gene encoding adrenocortical dysplasia protein homolog isoform X1, whose translation is MAAAAAARPGAAGEQPGAPSFVYENKTTSSPKLYVLQPWITNLLVNYEQLDANENLLAGQVLRVLSDSAAPGQPGVLQDAVLQVSDGSYYIRVVITSEALRAEENTHMQLRLSSLICRIIVLQKYTVCFREEARLEDCEFYLTAQRFIVLPMERQRLESSDGNQEPSVLQKIKELWLRGLALKNAPSSEPSISQLIDAIGQNQLEVLKENAEECLDLRMPEETLATAKDEVPVTQWEAERKKERGEDTFVVPAHTLVIPAEEKVVACDASKAGTSKESPGKSGDDKVMPVDLSIASQASFVESTAVSESSEGSLDNPWNGLPAISLTLNSSDEKTFQHDLSPKAQQDVTADSNTADLLEACSQGSPEPVQTSSPSLLCSYSNTSPAETSPPRATAAAGAACDAPRPARSPQAAGASQTTVPSLSPAFPVLPSHRRPSLPEGMPHREQADSSGTACPPEPLKRGLARARTQGGDAMGAKRKLLAGDDQALPALGGQQHPRGAPRGRGRGTGRRLDAVSTQGAKKRRKEETGLRCGKELSEEEEEQVSPASGPSSRPEQRRALQPYVKEKPVQYRYEAPSPELCEQIRSVRISKAMLKWACWILTDGEGGS
- the ACD gene encoding adrenocortical dysplasia protein homolog isoform X3, with translation MPSYSTHMQLRLSSLICRIIVLQKYTVCFREEARLEDCEFYLTAQRFIVLPMERQRLESSDGNQEPSVLQKIKELWLRGLALKNAPSSEPSISQLIDAIGQNQLEVLKENAEECLDLRMPEETLATAKDEVPVTQWEAERKKERGEDTFVVPAHTLVIPAEEKVVACDASKAGTSKESPGKSGDDKVMPVDLSIASQASFVESTAVSESSEGSLDNPWNGLPAISLTLNSSDEKTFQHDLSPKAQQDVTADSNTADLLEACSQGSPEPVQTSSPSLLCSYSNTSPAETSPPRATAAAGAACDAPRPARSPQAAGASQTTVPSLSPAFPVLPSHRRPSLPEGMPHREQADSSGTACPPEPLKRGLARARTQGGDAMGAKRKLLAGDDQALPALGGQQHPRGAPRGRGRGTGRRLDAVSTQGAKKRRKEETGLRCGKELSEEEEEQVSPASGPSSRPEQRRALQPYVKEKPVQYRYEAPSPELCEQIRSVRISKAMLKWACWILTDGEGGS
- the ACD gene encoding adrenocortical dysplasia protein homolog isoform X2; the encoded protein is MPTRISWPGRSCGTHMQLRLSSLICRIIVLQKYTVCFREEARLEDCEFYLTAQRFIVLPMERQRLESSDGNQEPSVLQKIKELWLRGLALKNAPSSEPSISQLIDAIGQNQLEVLKENAEECLDLRMPEETLATAKDEVPVTQWEAERKKERGEDTFVVPAHTLVIPAEEKVVACDASKAGTSKESPGKSGDDKVMPVDLSIASQASFVESTAVSESSEGSLDNPWNGLPAISLTLNSSDEKTFQHDLSPKAQQDVTADSNTADLLEACSQGSPEPVQTSSPSLLCSYSNTSPAETSPPRATAAAGAACDAPRPARSPQAAGASQTTVPSLSPAFPVLPSHRRPSLPEGMPHREQADSSGTACPPEPLKRGLARARTQGGDAMGAKRKLLAGDDQALPALGGQQHPRGAPRGRGRGTGRRLDAVSTQGAKKRRKEETGLRCGKELSEEEEEQVSPASGPSSRPEQRRALQPYVKEKPVQYRYEAPSPELCEQIRSVRISKAMLKWACWILTDGEGGS